A window of the Rhizobium brockwellii genome harbors these coding sequences:
- a CDS encoding S1C family serine protease encodes MGYMDKDIAPQNDGALIDAYSQSIAAAVDIVGPAVSRIERVGGRQGHGSGFAVSPDGLIITNNHVVDDAKVVRITTPDGYVTEGRVLGRDVDTDIALIRANTSTGAWAKLGDSQRLRRGHIAIAIGNPLGFEWTVTAGIVSALGRSMRAASGRPMEDVIQTDAALNPGNSGGPLVSSGGEVIGVNTAVIQGAQSIAFAVASNTANFVVSEILRYGQVRRAFIGIAGDTIVLPRRVALAAGTTQTTSVRIRRVEADGPAAKGGLQEGDYILAIDGSPVGGVDDIVRLMDGSRIGRDTEILVFSVAGRIERKILLPMARS; translated from the coding sequence ATGGGTTACATGGATAAGGACATAGCGCCTCAGAATGATGGGGCGCTGATCGATGCCTATTCGCAATCGATCGCAGCCGCAGTCGATATCGTCGGGCCGGCCGTCAGCCGGATCGAGAGGGTGGGAGGCCGGCAAGGGCACGGGTCGGGATTCGCCGTCTCGCCTGACGGTCTGATCATCACCAACAACCATGTCGTCGACGACGCCAAGGTCGTTCGCATCACCACGCCTGACGGTTACGTCACCGAGGGCCGCGTGCTCGGCCGGGATGTGGATACCGATATCGCCCTCATTCGCGCCAATACAAGCACCGGCGCCTGGGCGAAGCTCGGAGACTCCCAGCGCCTGCGCAGGGGGCATATCGCAATCGCGATCGGAAACCCACTCGGCTTCGAATGGACGGTTACCGCCGGTATCGTCTCGGCGCTCGGCCGGTCGATGCGGGCTGCCAGCGGCCGGCCGATGGAGGACGTCATCCAGACCGATGCGGCGCTCAATCCCGGCAACTCCGGCGGGCCGTTGGTGTCGTCAGGCGGAGAGGTCATCGGCGTCAACACTGCCGTCATCCAGGGCGCGCAGAGCATCGCCTTTGCCGTGGCGTCGAATACGGCCAATTTCGTGGTTTCGGAGATTCTGCGCTACGGCCAGGTCCGGCGCGCCTTCATCGGCATAGCAGGCGACACGATCGTGCTGCCGCGCCGGGTGGCGCTTGCGGCAGGCACGACACAGACGACCTCGGTTCGCATCCGGCGCGTCGAAGCCGACGGGCCGGCGGCAAAGGGAGGGCTGCAGGAGGGCGATTATATTCTCGCCATCGATGGCAGCCCGGTCGGCGGCGTCGATGATATCGTCCGATTGATGGATGGCAGCAGGATTGGCAGGGATACGGAAATCCTGGTGTTCTCGGTGGCGGGCCGGATCGAGAGGAAGATCTTGCTGCCGATGGCGCGGTCTTGA
- a CDS encoding DUF3828 domain-containing protein — translation MRLPTIILALAVSALAALPASAATYKTPKALLKALYSYDTDNSDAEAPSPYSAFFSDHLNKLLQTDLDNTAEGDVGAIDFDPVIAGQDGTASDVRIGQPILLDDKAELEVQFENGEEVTLFYTLVREHGGWKVDDIANQKGDNPWSLSGLLGDAQ, via the coding sequence ATGCGCCTGCCCACAATCATCCTCGCCCTCGCCGTCTCGGCGCTCGCAGCCTTGCCTGCATCGGCAGCGACCTACAAGACGCCAAAGGCGCTGCTCAAGGCGCTCTATAGCTACGATACCGACAACAGCGACGCCGAGGCGCCCTCGCCCTATTCCGCCTTCTTCTCCGACCACCTGAACAAGCTCCTCCAGACCGATCTCGACAACACGGCGGAGGGCGATGTCGGCGCGATCGACTTCGATCCCGTCATCGCTGGCCAGGATGGCACGGCGAGCGACGTGAGGATCGGCCAACCGATCCTGCTGGATGACAAGGCCGAGCTGGAGGTGCAGTTCGAAAACGGCGAAGAGGTGACGCTCTTCTATACCCTGGTACGCGAACACGGCGGCTGGAAGGTCGACGACATCGCCAATCAGAAGGGGGATAATCCCTGGAGCCTGAGCGGGTTGCTGGGGGATGCGCAGTAG
- the dusA gene encoding tRNA dihydrouridine(20/20a) synthase DusA produces MTQKRPIFAVAPMIDWTDRHCRYFHRQISREALLYTEMVVADAIIHGPRDRLLGHDAAEHPLALQLGGSDPSKLADAVKIAEPYGYDEINLNVGCPSDRVQSGTFGACLMLTPETVAECIAAMKRVATVPVTVKCRIGVDEQEPEQALPELITRVLDAGADAIWIHARKAWLKGLSPKENREIPPLDYEIVYRMKQRWPDVFIGINGGIRTLDEAAAHLAHVDGVMLGRAAYQNAAILADIDQRFFGAPAAEPDWEALRDRMMAYAERHIASGGRLQHVARHMVGLFTGLPGARRYRQILSTDAAKAGAGPEVLAAAFAAVDFSGTEQEAVSA; encoded by the coding sequence ATGACGCAGAAGAGGCCAATTTTTGCGGTCGCCCCGATGATCGACTGGACGGATCGGCATTGCCGCTATTTCCACCGGCAGATCAGCCGCGAGGCGCTGCTCTATACCGAGATGGTGGTGGCCGATGCAATCATCCACGGCCCACGCGACCGGCTGCTCGGTCATGACGCTGCCGAGCATCCGCTGGCGCTGCAGCTCGGCGGTTCGGACCCGTCAAAGCTCGCCGACGCGGTGAAGATCGCCGAGCCCTACGGCTATGACGAGATCAACCTCAATGTCGGCTGCCCCTCCGACCGTGTGCAGTCGGGCACCTTCGGCGCCTGCCTGATGCTGACGCCGGAAACGGTGGCCGAATGCATTGCGGCGATGAAGAGGGTTGCGACCGTGCCGGTGACGGTGAAATGCCGGATCGGCGTCGACGAGCAGGAGCCGGAACAGGCACTGCCCGAGCTGATCACCCGCGTTCTCGATGCCGGCGCCGACGCGATCTGGATCCATGCGCGCAAGGCCTGGCTAAAGGGCCTGAGCCCTAAGGAAAATCGCGAGATACCGCCGCTCGACTATGAGATCGTCTATCGGATGAAACAGCGCTGGCCCGATGTCTTCATCGGCATCAACGGCGGCATCCGCACGCTCGACGAAGCCGCAGCCCACCTCGCCCATGTCGACGGCGTCATGCTCGGCCGCGCCGCCTATCAGAATGCCGCGATCCTAGCCGACATCGACCAGCGCTTCTTTGGTGCGCCTGCGGCCGAACCGGATTGGGAGGCCCTGCGTGACCGGATGATGGCCTATGCCGAACGCCACATCGCTAGCGGCGGCCGGCTGCAGCACGTGGCCCGCCACATGGTCGGCCTCTTCACCGGCCTGCCCGGCGCAAGGCGCTACCGCCAGATCCTCTCCACCGATGCCGCTAAGGCCGGCGCCGGGCCGGAGGTGCTGGCGGCGGCCTTTGCGGCGGTGGATTTTTCGGGGACGGAGCAGGAAGCGGTCAGCGCCTGA
- a CDS encoding alpha/beta fold hydrolase, giving the protein MSTVTTKDGVEIFYKDWGPKTAQPIMFHHGWPLCSDDWDAQMLFFLEKGYRVVAHDRRGHGRSTQVGDGHDMDHYAADAAAVVEHLDLRNTVHVGHSTGGGEATHYVARHGQPQGRVAKLVIIGAVPPIMVKSGANPGGLPIEVFDDLRQQLAANRSQFYRDLPAGPFYSFNRPGAKVSEPIINNWWRQGMIGGAKAHYDGIKAFSETDFTEDLKIITVPTFVMHGDDDQIVPIADSALLSSKLLQNATLKVYEKFPHGMCTTHADIINPDILAFIKG; this is encoded by the coding sequence ATGAGCACGGTCACAACCAAGGACGGCGTCGAGATCTTCTACAAGGATTGGGGGCCGAAGACCGCCCAGCCGATCATGTTCCATCATGGCTGGCCGTTATGCTCCGACGACTGGGATGCCCAGATGCTGTTCTTCCTTGAGAAGGGCTACCGCGTCGTCGCCCATGACCGGCGCGGCCACGGCCGCTCCACCCAGGTGGGCGACGGTCACGATATGGATCACTACGCCGCCGATGCCGCAGCCGTCGTCGAGCATCTCGATCTCAGGAACACCGTCCATGTCGGCCATTCCACCGGCGGCGGCGAAGCGACCCATTACGTCGCCCGCCACGGCCAGCCGCAGGGCCGCGTCGCCAAGCTCGTCATCATCGGGGCCGTGCCGCCGATCATGGTGAAGTCAGGTGCCAATCCCGGCGGCCTGCCGATCGAAGTCTTCGACGACCTGCGCCAGCAGCTCGCCGCCAACCGCTCGCAATTCTATCGCGATCTGCCGGCCGGCCCGTTCTACAGCTTCAACCGGCCGGGCGCGAAAGTGTCGGAGCCGATCATCAACAATTGGTGGCGCCAGGGCATGATCGGCGGCGCCAAAGCGCATTACGACGGCATCAAGGCCTTTTCGGAAACCGACTTCACCGAAGACCTGAAGATCATCACCGTGCCGACCTTCGTCATGCACGGCGACGACGACCAGATCGTGCCGATCGCCGATTCCGCCCTGCTCTCGTCCAAGCTGCTGCAGAACGCCACGCTGAAGGTCTACGAGAAATTCCCGCACGGCATGTGCACCACCCATGCCGACATCATCAATCCCGACATCCTCGCCTTCATCAAAGGCTGA
- a CDS encoding cold-shock protein, translating into MATKGTVKFFNQDKGFGFITPDGGAKDVFVHISALQASGIQSLREGQQVTFDTEPDRMGKGPKAVNISAS; encoded by the coding sequence ATGGCCACCAAGGGCACCGTAAAATTCTTCAACCAGGACAAGGGTTTTGGTTTCATCACGCCGGACGGCGGCGCAAAGGACGTTTTCGTCCATATCTCTGCGCTGCAGGCTTCTGGCATTCAGTCGTTGCGCGAAGGCCAGCAGGTTACCTTCGACACCGAGCCGGACCGCATGGGCAAGGGCCCGAAGGCTGTCAACATCTCGGCTTCGTAA